One genomic window of Glycine max cultivar Williams 82 chromosome 16, Glycine_max_v4.0, whole genome shotgun sequence includes the following:
- the LOC100806937 gene encoding pentatricopeptide repeat-containing protein At1g33350, which translates to MKPNLNEHVLDTLSKSNHLNHLKQLQAYLTTLGHAHTHFYAFKLIRFCTLTLSNLTYARLIFDHIPSLNTHLFTAMITAYAAHPATHPSALSLFRHMLRSQPPRPNHFIFPHALKTCPESCAAESLHAQIVKSGFHEYPVVQTALVDSYSKVSGGLGNAKKVFDEMSDRSVVSFTAMVSGFARVGDVESAVRVFGEMLDRDVPSWNALIAGCTQNGAFTQGIELFRRMVFECNRPNGVTVVCALSACGHMGMLQLGRWIHGYVYKNGLAFDSFVLNALVDMYGKCGSLGKARKVFEMNPEKGLTSWNSMINCFALHGQSDSAIAIFEQMVEGGGGVRPDEVTFVGLLNACTHGGLVEKGYWYFEMMVQEYGIEPQIEHYGCLIDLLGRAGRFDEAMDVVKGMSMEPDEVVWGSLLNGCKVHGRTDLAEFAAKKLIEIDPHNGGYRIMLANVYGELGKWDEVRNVWRTLKQQKSYKVPGCSWIEVDDQVHQFYSLDKSNPKTEDLYIVLESLVGFRNEVMGEP; encoded by the coding sequence ATGAAGCCAAACCTGAACGAACATGTGTTAGACACACTGAGCAAGAGCAACCACCTGAACCATCTCAAACAACTCCAAGCATACCTCACCACTCTGGGCCACGCCCACACTCACTTCTACGCCTTCAAGCTCATTCGCTTCTGCACCCTCACTCTCTCCAACCTCACCTACGCGCGCCTCATCTTCGACCACATTCCTTCTCTCAACACCCACCTCTTCACCGCCATGATCACCGCCTACGCCGCCCATCCCGCCACCCACCCCTCCGCTCTCTCCCTCTTCCGCCATATGCTCCGCTCCCAACCCCCCCGCCCCAACCACTTCATCTTCCCCCACGCGCTCAAAACGTGCCCGGAGTCATGCGCCGCGGAATCCCTGCATGCCCAGATCGTTAAATCCGGGTTTCACGAATACCCAGTTGTGCAAACGGCTCTTGTTGACTCCTACTCCAAGGTGTCGGGTGGGTTGGGGAATGCGAAGAAGGTGTTTGATGAAATGTCTGACAGAAGTGTGGTGTCTTTCACCGCTATGGTTTCTGGGTTTGCAAGGGTTGGGGATGTTGAGAGTGCAGTGAGGGTGTTTGGTGAAATGCTGGATAGGGATGTGCCGTCGTGGAATGCTCTCATTGCTGGGTGCACTCAGAATGGGGCTTTCACTCAGGGGATTGAGTTGTTTAGGAGAATGGTTTTTGAGTGTAATAGGCCGAATGGGGTTACTGTGGTTTGTGCACTTTCGGCTTGTGGCCACATGGGGATGCTTCAGCTTGGGAGGTGGATACATGGTTATGTGTACAAGAATGGGCTTGCGTTTGACTCGTTTGTCTTGAATGCGCTTGTGGATATGTATGGGAAGTGTGGAAGCCTAGGAAAAGCAAGGAAGGTTTTTGAGATGAATCCGGAGAAGGGGCTGACTTCTTGGAACTCAATGATCAACTGTTTTGCGCTGCACGGGCAGAGTGACAGTGCAATTGCCATTTTTGAGCAAATGGTGGAGGGTGGTGGTGGCGTGAGACCAGATGAGGTCACCTTCGTAGGTTTGTTAAATGCTTGTACTCATGGCGGATTGGTTGAGAAAGGTTATTGGTATTTTGAAATGATGGTTCAGGAGTATGGGATTGAGCCGCAGATTGAGCACTATGGGTGTTTGATAGACCTTCTTGGTCGAGCAGGGAGGTTTGATGAGGCAATGGATGTTGTCAAGGGTATGAGCATGGAACCAGACGAGGTTGTTTGGGGCTCATTGCTTAATGGATGTAAGGTTCATGGCCGAACAGATTTGGCTGAATTTGCTGCGAAAAAACTGATTGAAATAGATCCACATAATGGAGGTTATAGGATTATGTTGGCTAATGTGTATGGGGAGTTGGGAAAGTGGGATGAAGTGAGGAATGTGTGGAGGACATTGAAGCAGCAAAAGTCTTATAAAGTTCCAGGGTGCAGCTGGATTGAGGTGGATGACCAGGTTCATCAGTTCTATTCTCTTGATAAATCAAATCCGAAGACAGAAGACTTGTACATTGTCTTGGAAAGTCTAGTTGGTTTTAGAAATGAAGTCATGGGTGAACCATAG
- the LOC100305872 gene encoding Subtilisin inhibitor CLSI-II-like precursor has product MKKFVQVLFSLWLVLLFGLLDGKPPHTSNRLIMDASAGQMFPSTPYYLMPRHHELGGGGIKLIKTGNSTYPNTILQYFPNDNFGLPIHLYISVISLLLIFEGIPLAICMEQNPACVISSVSVPIEGSGNPNSSRWLVFVDNSIQKTCVGTGGPEAHPGLLTYSGTFHIEILEKDPLRYNSYKLVFCFAGSDYKNCSYIGTYDNGEGGRRLILTETNPFLFSFFHIYNNSDGTIKSVG; this is encoded by the exons ATGAAGAAGTTTGTGCAGGTACTATTTAGTCTTTGGTTGGTCCTTCTGTTTGGTTTGCTAGATGGTAAACCTCCCCACACCAGTAATCGATTAATAATGGACGCGAGTGCTGGTCAGATGTTCCCATCTACTCCATACTACCTTATGCCAAGGCATCATGAATTAGGTGGTGGTGGCATCAAACTCATCAAGACTGGAAACTCAACTTACCCAAATACTATTTTGCAATATTTTCCAAACGACAACTTTGGCCTCCCAATTCATTTGTACATATCTGTAATAAGCCTCCTTCTCATCTTTGAAG GTATTCCACTGGCTATTTGTATGGAACAGAATCCAGCTTGTGTTATATCGTCGGTTTCTGTTCCTATAGAGGGATCTGGAAATCCAAACTCCTCAAGATGGTTGGTGTTTGTGGACAATTCAATCCAAAAGACATGTGTGGGTACTGGTGGTCCTGAAGCTCATCCAGGCCTACTAACGTATAGTGGCACTTTTCACATTGAGATCCTAGAAAAGGATCCTCTTAGATACAACTCTTACAAGCTTGTGTTTTGTTTCGCGGGCTCAGACTACAAAAATTGTTCCTATATTGGGACCTATGATAATGGTGAGGGTGGAAGACGTTTGATTCTCACTGAGACTAATCCcttcttattttccttttttcatatatataataactctGATGGGACTATTAAGTCCGTAGGTTGA